A window of Fragaria vesca subsp. vesca linkage group LG7, FraVesHawaii_1.0, whole genome shotgun sequence contains these coding sequences:
- the LOC101291377 gene encoding uncharacterized protein LOC101291377, producing MSSLYSSGRSPGSSRLQVGGGVGGVGGASRLRSSSIKKPPEPLRRAVADCLASSAASSHHASTSSSVLLSEASRILRDYLASPTTMDLSYSVILEHTIAERERSPAVVARCVALLKRYLLRYKPSEETLLQIDRFCVNTIAECDIGPNRKLSPWSQSAASTASTNTLPLSVPSFASGTLVKSLNYVRSLVSQHLPRRSFHPGAFSGALSATRQSLPSLSSLLSRSFNGQLSPACSGESSENKDVTTMSILNISNIEKVDGMKDLEYLALDVLRWRWLGEQQSSLLLTESDRVANSREMRTYNLLEVGAAALLVGDLKAKMKGQPWKFFGTADMPYLDQLLQPSPVSAITDSSAARAHLRAITACKRTKSGPSQIWDESPASTFRPRAKPLFQYRHYSEQQPLGLNPAEVCEVIAAVCSEASSPTANLMTVSSRLNNKYGKPSMDAAVSVLIKLVIDMYVLDSGTAAPLALSMLQEMLSSPTATCRVRAFDFILNLGVHAHLLEPVVSDDASTIEEDYSQESYFDSEAKLATQEMRRSDSVLTGTSSAIDNFESWILNILYEILLLLVQIEEKEESVWASALSCLLYFVCDRGKILRNRINGLDIRVVKALLVISRKNSWAEVVHCKLISMLANMFYQLPEEADETVSSTRLFVVEQVDLIGGIEFIFVEYSLAKSKDERRNLFLVLFDYVLHQINEASIATGGTEYSDDEIQPLVALLTMADASEAIYICIKLGLTGIGELMKNSISDAVSRYPNSERLNMMLESVMEKFGATISSFTHLDMEFFQLMEITKSYKSLDSIEGAVLRNGVGMKAKLSWAILHSLLHSGNIAYHRNAYVWLGDLLIAEISDERNSSIWSNIKNMQQKICLAGGHDSTVAADVPIPIWLMCGLLKSKHSIIRWGFLFVLERLLMRCKILLNETKTQPSHDSDIGSVHTDNRLEKANAVIDIMSSALSLVDQINETDHMNILKMCDILFSQLCLRVPPTSATEVGEDAHRGRVLFRMDGNKKVDNKDNYQDVSTEETSGRSGQGNNNPLEHGTESMAALLLRGQAIVPMQLVTRVPAALFCWPLFQLAGAATDNIALGIAVGSKGRGNLPGATSDIRASLLLLLIGKCTADPTAFQDVGGEECFRGLLDDTDSRVAYYSSAFLLKRMMTEKPEKYQHMLQNLVVRAQQSNNEKLLENPYLQMRGILQLANDLGTGL from the exons ATGTCATCGCTCTACAGTTCGGGTCGGAGCCCCGGGAGCTCGCGGCTCCAGGTCGGCGGCGGCGTAGGAGGAGTCGGAGGGGCGTCGAGGCTGAGATCTTCGTCGATAAAGAAGCCGCCGGAGCCGCTGCGGCGCGCGGTGGCGGATTGTCTGGCGTCGTCGGCCGCCAGCTCGCACCATGCCAGCACTTCCTCCAGTGTGCTGCTCTCCGAAGCTTCGAGAATTCTCAGG GATTATCTGGCATCCCCAACAACGATGGACTTATCTTACAGTGTGATTTTAGAACATACTATTGCTGAGAGGGAGCGCAG TCCTGCAGTTGTAGCAAGGTGTGTGGCACTTTTGAAACGCTACCTTCTAAG GTACAAACCCAGCGAAGAGACATTACTGCAGATTGATCGGTTTTGTGTAAATACTATTGCTGAATGTGATATTGGTCCAAACCGGAAATTGTCTCCATGGTCACAGTCGGCTGCGTCAACAGCATCTACAAATACTCTCCCTTTGTCTGTACCTAGTTTTGCTTCTGGGACTCTTGTGAAGTCATTGAACTATGTGCGCTCTCTGGTGTCTCAACATCTTCCAAGGCGATCATTCCACCCGGGTGCTTTTTCTGGAGCTCTGTCTGCAACAAGACAATCCCTTCCAAGTTTGTCATCTTTGTTGAGTAGATCCTTCAATGGGCAGCTAAGCCCTGCATGCAGTGGGGAATCTTCGGAGAATAAAGATGTCACAACTATGTCTATTTTGAACATATCAAATATTGAAAAGGTTGATGGAATGAAAGATCTTGAATACCTTGCACTGGACGTTCTCAGATGGCGCTGGCTTGGAGAACAGCAGTCATCATTATTGTTGACTGAAAG TGATCGAGTTGCAAATTCTCGAGAAATGAGAACATATAATCTCCTAGAAGTAGGAGCAGCAGCTCTACTTGTAGGAGATTTGAAAGCTAAAATGAAAGGTCAACCTTGGAAGTTTTTCGGAACAGCTGATATGCCTTATCTTGATCAACTGTTGCAACCTTCACCAGTATCCGCAATTACTGATTCTTCTGCGGCACGTGCCCACCTGAGGGCAATAACAGCATGTAAACGCACTAAATCCGGCCCTAGTCAAATATG GGATGAGTCTCCAGCGAGCACATTTCGTCCACGGGCTAAACCGCTATTTCAATATCGTCACTACAG TGAACAACAACCCTTGGGGTTGAATCCAGCCGAGGTTTGTGAGGTTATTGCTGCAGTTTGCTCTGAGGCATCTTCACCAACTGCTAATTTGATGACAGTATCATCTAGATTAAATAATAAGTATGGAAAGCCGTCGATGGATGCAGCAGTGAGCGTCTTAATCAAACTTGTTATTGACAT GTATGTTTTGGATTCTGGGACCGCTGCTCCTCTCGCTTTGTCTATGCTCCAG GAAATGCTTAGTTCTCCAACAGCAACATGTAGAGTTCGTGCATTTGATTTTATTTTGAACCTTGGAGTTCATGCTCATTTACTAGAGCCGGTGGTGAGCGATGATGCTTCTACAATTGAAGAAGATTATTCTCAAGAATCATATTTTGATAGTGAAGCTAAGCTTGCAACACAAGAAATGAGAAGATCAGATTCTGTTTTGACGGGCACTTCCTCAGCTATTGACAATTTTGAATCATGGATTTTAAATATTTTATATGAGATTTTGCTTCTTCTTGTTCAG ATAGAAGAGAAAGAAGAATCTGTGTGGGCTTCTGCTCTCAGCTGTTTGCTTTATTTTGTCTGTGATAGAGGCAAAATATTGAGAAACAGGATAAATGGACTAGACATAAGG GTTGTTAAGGCGCTGCTAGTAATTAGCAGGAAGAATTCATGGGCAGAAGTAGTCCATTGCAAGCTTATTAGCATGTTAGCAAACATGTTTTATCAACTACCTGAAGAAGCTGACGAGACTGTCTCAAGTACCCGCTTATTTGTTGTGGAGCAAGTTGATCTGATTGGTGGGATTGAGTTTATTTTTGTTGAG TATTCACTAGCAAAATCAAAGGATGAAAGACGAAATCTGTTTTTGGTGCTTTTTGACTATGTTTTGCATCAAATTAACGAAGCAAGCATAGCTACAGGAGGCACAGAGTATAGTGATGATGAGATTCAGCCTCTTGTAGCTCTTCTCACAATGGCGGATGCGTCTGAAGCCATTTATATCTGTATTAAGCTTGGATTGACAGGCATTGGGGAGCTTATGAAGAATTCTATTTCTGATGCAGTGTCTAGATATCCAAACAGTGAACGGCTAAATATG ATGTTAGAGAGTGTAATGGAGAAATTTGGTGCAACCATAAGTTCATTTACTCATTTGGACATGGAGTTCTTCCAATTGATGGAAATAACAAAATCCTATAAGTCTTTGGATAGCATTGAAGGTGCAGTTCTAAGAAATGGCGTTGGCATGAAAGCAAAGCTCTCATGGGCCATTTTGCATTCGCTACTTCATTCTGGGAATATTGCTTACCATCGGAATGCGTATGTCTGGTTAGGCGACCTGCTTATTGCTGAAATTAGTGATGAAAGGAATTCAAGTATATGGTCCAATATTAAAAACATGCAGCAGAAAATTTGCCTTGCTGGTGGTCATGATTCTACAGTCGCTGCAGATGTTCCTATACCCATTTGGCTTATGTGTGGTCTTCTGAAGTCAAAGCACAGCATCATCAGATGGGGTTTTTTGTTTGTTCTTGAAAGGCTTCTCATGAGGTGTAAAATTTTGTTAAATGAAACTAAAACCCAGCCTTCACATGACAGTGATATTGGGAGCGTACACACGGATAATCGTCTTGAGAAAGCTAATGCAGTGATAGACATCATGAGTAGTGCCTTGTCCTTGGTTGATCAGATAAATGAGACAGATCACATGAATATTTTGAAG ATGTGTGACATACTATTCTCTCAATTGTGCTTGAGAGTTCCTCCTACAAGTGCAACAGAGGTAGGCGAAGACGCGCATCGTGGAAGGGTTCTTTTTCGCATGGATGGTAATAAGAAGGTTGACAATAAGGATAATTACCAGGATGTGTCTACCGAAGAAACTAGTGGCAGATCTGGCCAGGGTAACAACAATCCTCTAGAACATGGGACAGAATCGATGGCAGCACTGCTTCTTCGAGGACAAGCTATAGTTCCCATGCAACTGGTTACGCGTGTTCCTGCTGCTTTGTTCTGTTGGCCATTGTTTCAACTTGCCGGTGCAGCTACGGATAATATAGCATTGGGTATAGCGGTTGGAAGCAAGGGACGAGGGAACCTTCCCGGGGCTACGTCTGACATACGGGCTAGCCTTCTGTTACTTCTTATCGGTAAATGTACTGCGGATCCTACTGCTTTCCAGGACGTTGGAGGGGAAGAATGTTTTAG GGGACTCTTAGATGATACAGACTCGAGGGTAGCATACTACTCCTCAGCCTTTCTTTTAAAG CGAATGATGACAGAGAAACCTGAAAAGTACCAACACATGCTTCAGAATCTCGTTGTTAGAGCTCAGCAG
- the LOC101294016 gene encoding uncharacterized protein LOC101294016 yields the protein MCTLEKRGEVFILTLTGSGEHRLNPTLLDAIRSALNQVRAAATSFSVALITTAHGKFFSNGYDLDWAGSDKVRGDLMTSKLRLVVADFITLPCPTIAAVTGHASAAGFILARCHDYVVMRKDRGFVYMSEMDIALVIPAWFHALVKNKVGSATAVRDLMLRADKVTAAVAVEKGIIDLAVVGEEETVEAAVRIGEEFVRRKWKGHVYAGNRVGLMWEVLEEIRKLDTSTGSRL from the coding sequence ATGTGCACGTTGGAGAAGAGAGGCGAGGTCTTCATACTCACTTTAACCGGGTCGGGTGAGCATAGACTCAACCCGACTCTACTAGACGCGATTCGATCCGCTTTGAACCAAGTCCGCGCCGCCGCCACGTCATTCTCCGTGGCCCTGATCACCACCGCGCACGGCAAATTCTTCTCCAACGGCTACGATCTGGACTGGGCCGGGTCGGACAAGGTCCGCGGCGATCTCATGACTTCGAAGCTCCGGTTGGTCGTCGCTGATTTCATCACCCTCCCGTGTCCGACGATCGCCGCTGTCACCGGCCACGCCTCCGCCGCGGGGTTCATTCTCGCGCGGTGTCACGACTACGTTGTGATGAGGAAGGACAGGGGGTTTGTATATATGAGTGAGATGGATATCGCGCTGGTGATTCCGGCTTGGTTTCACGCGCTGGTGAAGAACAAGGTCGGATCGGCGACGGCGGTGAGGGACTTGATGCTGAGAGCGGATAAGGTGACGGCGGCGGTGGCGGTGGAGAAGGGGATTATTGACTTGGCGGTTGTTGGCGAGGAGGAGACGGTTGAGGCGGCGGTTAGGATCGGGGAGGAGTTCGTTAGGAGGAAGTGGAAGGGACACGTGTACGCTGGGAATCGGGTTGGGTTGATGTGGGAGGTTTTGGAGGAGATCCGAAAGCTTGACACTAGCACTGGATCGCGACTCTAG